From the Planktothricoides raciborskii GIHE-MW2 genome, the window TTAGGTGACAGACTCAACCACAATCCTCCAGATCGGGTGAGTCTCGGTGTTTCACTCATCTTCTTACTCATCCTAGACCAAGATTCACAATCATTTATTTTTTGCCAGACTGAGGCATAATCCCCATATTTAGTGTCAAATTCAGGCTGATAGAATAAATAACCTGACAAATGGAGTGCCGGGAGTCATTCCTCAGTGCGGGGGTATAATTGATAAATTATAAAACGCCACTTGAAACAGCAGTGGCGTTTTATGGTTAATCCTAATCAGACAATTCCTTCAGCAATTCCGAGTAAATCATCGCAGCCACCTTTCGCATAGTTGCACCACGAGCGGCATAAAGTGCTTTTCCGTTGAGTTTTTGCAAGGATCCATCAGGCAGTAGCAGGTAAGCACGGTTCAGCCAATACTCAAGAATTCGGTGAACGGTTGGTGTTTCAACAAACTTTTTGTTGAATTTGCCATTCTCTTTGAGTGACATTTCAAACTTGTTATTGATGTACAGCCACATTATCGATCGCGCCATTCCTGACCCTTTTGCCTTGGACTTTGAATTGACAGTAGCGCCTCTTAGAAAATATTTAGAAAATATTTATGCTTTTGTTACTCCAAGTTTAAAAGTCCATCCCGTTGGTTCACGAGGAAACAAGGAATTGCGAATGACTCCGAATCCTGAAATGATTGAGCACGCAAATGCACTGGGAATTAGATACTTTGTTAGATAATTAATTGTCAGTAAACCAGAAAATAAGGGTTTTATGGGCGGACTTATAACACCCAATGAAATTGAATCAAATCTTTCCTCTAATCGTTTATACCATAATTATTTTACTGCTTCTACTGTACCTAAAAATTCTGATAAAAGATGGCAATTTAAAATCCCTAGAAAAATAATAGGGTGTCGGGGATTTGTTTTTTTAGTTGGATGTTCTATTAATTCCGCCCCAAACCATTGGCGTCTTGGTTGTACGGTCCAGTATGCCTCTTACTCAAGTCCAGAATCCACGAAAATTTTAGACCCTGATGCAATTAATTTAATTAGGGTTGAAGAGCGAAAACAATGCATATTGAATTCATACACCCTCTGTATTTGGCCAGACTTAAATGCTCAACAAACTTGTCTAATTATTGATTTTACTCATTGGTTGATGGACGCGACAATTGAGATTTTCTGGTACAACGTAGAGTATGAGACAAATTTTTTTAGCAAGCTCCGAGAATCCTTAACCGGAATTTTCGGAGATGCAGCCTACCTTGATAACAATTTGGGTGAATACATTAACTCAAGAGTTCAAATAAGCCTTGCAGATCATGTTGTCAACGAAAATGCCCACAATCAATATTTAAAGTCTGACGACGCATCGCAAATTTACTTAAAACTTTCAGACTTTGACGTGGCGATCGCTGACTCAAACGCTTTAAGCATTGCGCTAGACCCTTATTTGCTGAAATCTCAAGCTAACTTAACGTTTGTCCCGAAAGAGACTTTCGAGCAAGAAAGGACATTTACCGATGAGGCAGTTCAGGAAGCAAAAGACATAGCTGCCGCTGACCTTGCATCTCACGTGGCGGCAAGCAATCCCCATAATATTTCCCCAGAAGCGATCAGGGCTCTCGAAGAAGGGTTTAGAAGTCATAACCACGAGGAAAGGTACGCAGCCATAGAACACTCACACGATGAAATTAATCCGCAAGGGAATTTACAGGTCAATTCTCTAACTCTTAGTCAGCCTTTGGGGATTTTAGGTGGCGGCACTGGGGCGAGTACCGCTGCCGCCGCATCGCATACTCACACGGGCGCTCAAATTTCTGGGAATATCCCTGGAAATGCTGCCAATATTACTGGGATAGCTGCGATCGCGAATGGCGGCACCGGGGCAAGTACCGTATCAGCGGCACGAACTAATTTACAAGTAGGAATAAGTGAAATTTCTGTTACTTTTAATACAGGATGGGATAATTATAGTTCATCCTGGTTTTTACAAGTTAATAAGTTTTCGAGTTTAGTTGTTATAAGAGGATTAGTAATTAGAACTTCTGGAACTAATAATACTATTTTAGTATTACCCTCAAGTTGTCGTCCCAGCAGTAATATAATGTCAATGTGTTGGGGGTATTACGATTACACTTATTATCCCTGTCGAGTAGATTTTTACCCTAATGGCAATGTAGCCTTGATATATGCCACCGGAACAATTCCCTCATTAATTACCTGGATTCAAATTAACGCTACTTTTGTCACAGCTAATCCTTAAACCAAATGGATCCTATTTTTGTTGGTTAGGGATTCCTATCCCATTAAGGTTCCTTGCAATTTGGCGGCGGCCATTTCCGCTTGGCAAAGCGCTGCCCAACAGTTTGAGCCAGAGGGCGATATGCTGGTCGGGCGGCACTAAGTTTTCACTATATGTCCTTGGGGTATCAAGAACTAGGACAGCCGGATTCTACCGTTAAAGCCACAGGACTGTAACCACCGTCTCCTTGGCGATTAACCCAGGCGATTAACCCAGGCGATTAAACGATCAAGACAGCCCGGGCAACAAAACCCTTAGCTGTCTTGATGATTAACTGTATGGGTACTGCAAAATTTTTAGCTGACTGTTGAATTTTGATTAACCCGCAGTGGTCTGTTGAATCACTATCGATCTTCCTCGCTTGGAATTCTCGGATGCCCCTATCCAACTTGTGCATTTGGAGTCGCTGGATTGCTATTGGGTAGTTCCAAACAATAGCCAGCGCCGTACACAGTCTTAATATAGCGAGGATGGCGAGGATCTTTCTCCAGCTTGGTTCTCAAATGGCGGACATGAACCCGGATGGTTTCAATATCATCATCGGGGTCGTAGCCCCACACTTCTTTGAGAATTTCACTGGGAGAGACGGTTTGACCATGCCGTTGTAAGAGGCAATGTAGCAGTTCAAACTCCAAGTGAGTCAGCTTAACGGTTTTGCTAAACCAGATAGCTTCAAATCTTTCGGGAACTAAGGTTAATGGGCCGTAACTCAGGATTTCAGCGTGTTTGGCTGCTTCTGGGATGCGATCGGTTCTTCGCAACAGTGCCCGAACCCTGGCCAACAGTTCTTCTACTTCAAAGGGTTTAGTTAAGTAGTCATCAGCACCCGCATTGAAGCCTTCCACTTTATCCTGAGTTTGACCTAAAGCCGTCAACATTAACACGGGAATATTTCCTGTACGTTCATCTCGGCGGAGACGTTGACATACAGTAAATCCATCGACCCTAGGTAGCATCAGATCGAGAACGATCAAGTCTGGCATAATCTGGAGAGCTAACGCTTGTCCCTTGATGCCATCTTCCGCTTGATCGACTTCATATCCTGCCATCTCTAGGTTGACAGCCACTAATTCTGAGATTGCCTGGTCATCGTCGATGACAAGTATCCGAGCCATGATTAAACGGTTTTCACTCTTGTGTTTGTATTGGTTCATTAAGAACCTGTTGCAGAACCTAAAGATTCCTGTACAAATTATAAGCACGAATCCTTAAATGTTTCCAAAATTCTTGTCATGGATATTGTGATGGACTGCCTTTGTGTTGCTAGGTCCTGGAGTGATTTAGGTGGAGATTTTTTCCTTGTGTCTTGTCTTGGACAGAGAAATACTTGCGATTTTAGGATGGTTGGATGATTTATGTTCGCTGCCCTCTGCCGAAGCAATCCCGAATGGCTTCGGGGCGATCGCAATTCCATTAATTCAAGAAATCATAACTTTTGCCCGATGTTGTGGCGGAAATTTTCCGCGATATCGGTCTGGTCTTTGGCCAAGTCTTCCGGTTTATTACAATTTTTTAACATAAGGCGGGCGGCTCGATCTACGGGAATTGAACTGACGGGAATTTGTTTGAGCCAACCTTGAAGCGATCGCCCCCCAGCTTGAATAAATACCTCTAAGGCTTTCTCCGCTTCTTTGCGGTAAAATCCACACATCGGTTCCCATCTTTCTGCCGACTGGGGAACCAAAGCTAAAATTTCCGGCGGTAGAGTCGATAGTTTTTGACTCCACTGGTGCAGGATACCACTGTCTAATTGGGGCATATCGCAAGCCAGCAGCAAAATCCACTCCGCCTCGATTTGAGCAAATCCTTGGGATAAGGCAATTAACGGGCCATTGCCCGGACTAGATTCTAGCAGCCATTGAACATCTCCGGTAATTGAGCCTTGATAGAGATCGGGCCTGGGAGTGAGGATATAAACCGATGACAGTAAAGGCAACTGGCGAATCGCCCCGACAACCCGTTGTAACATTGGTTGACCATCCCACA encodes:
- a CDS encoding response regulator transcription factor, producing MARILVIDDDQAISELVAVNLEMAGYEVDQAEDGIKGQALALQIMPDLIVLDLMLPRVDGFTVCQRLRRDERTGNIPVLMLTALGQTQDKVEGFNAGADDYLTKPFEVEELLARVRALLRRTDRIPEAAKHAEILSYGPLTLVPERFEAIWFSKTVKLTHLEFELLHCLLQRHGQTVSPSEILKEVWGYDPDDDIETIRVHVRHLRTKLEKDPRHPRYIKTVYGAGYCLELPNSNPATPNAQVG
- a CDS encoding molybdenum cofactor guanylyltransferase; this encodes MTTTPFLVALVLAGGKSSRMGRDKALILWDGQPMLQRVVGAIRQLPLLSSVYILTPRPDLYQGSITGDVQWLLESSPGNGPLIALSQGFAQIEAEWILLLACDMPQLDSGILHQWSQKLSTLPPEILALVPQSAERWEPMCGFYRKEAEKALEVFIQAGGRSLQGWLKQIPVSSIPVDRAARLMLKNCNKPEDLAKDQTDIAENFRHNIGQKL